One genomic segment of Actinoplanes ianthinogenes includes these proteins:
- a CDS encoding ATP-binding protein — MRLRRRLNLGFAALLVLFTAFLVVQFGVGSRLRDDHDRRFARIDAAREANRLALQRMTDAETGVRGFQLTDEPLFLEPYQNGRGAALAALTRAAGQTRDRQARELLDVERQALADWLGQYADRAANGIDGENALGKQLFDRLRAVNAAADDAIAAELRAENAAGRRTERILAIGSGILVLAVLAAGYLLVRVSRRQLLVPLARLGDTIRRQAAGDRSARAEPAGAAELRTVTEALNDLSAQTEELLVAEQARTARAWLCQAVVAELQQEGDDPAVIGTRVVARIGGALGADAVHGDLFVPGAGQVAVRWPETASELPVADAAELRALSPGDPVPCAGGLAVAMGGDAECPGGHLLVVREFLPTFTEPERRLLASVGREIERALRQLSIRAHQDLLIGELRMLDQRKDVFIQTVTHELRTPLTSILGYAEMLSDEEEELNPMQRRSLNAILRNAHRLQDTIGDLLLLDRPDDGVSAATEPVDVATLATVVHAELDTAAQAKNLTVGFDAEPAWVRGDQTQLRRALRKLMENAIKFTPAGGSVTWQCGADERTVTIAVTDTGIGIPAEDVSGLFTPFHRAGNAMDQAVQGPGLGLAIVRDIVRDHGGSIAVQSVVGRGSTFTITLPAVPAPAPASVPVPAS, encoded by the coding sequence GTGAGGCTGCGACGCCGGCTCAACCTGGGCTTCGCCGCCCTGTTGGTGCTGTTCACGGCGTTCCTCGTGGTGCAGTTCGGAGTCGGTTCGCGGCTGCGCGACGACCACGACCGGCGCTTCGCGCGGATCGACGCCGCCCGCGAGGCGAACCGGCTCGCCCTCCAGCGGATGACCGACGCCGAGACCGGGGTGCGCGGGTTCCAGCTCACCGACGAGCCCCTCTTCCTGGAGCCCTACCAGAACGGCCGGGGCGCCGCGCTCGCCGCGCTGACCCGCGCCGCCGGCCAGACCCGCGACCGGCAGGCCCGGGAGCTGCTCGACGTCGAACGCCAGGCGCTCGCCGACTGGCTCGGGCAATACGCCGACCGGGCCGCGAACGGCATCGACGGCGAGAACGCCCTGGGCAAACAGCTCTTCGACCGGCTCCGCGCGGTCAACGCGGCCGCGGACGACGCGATCGCCGCCGAGCTGCGCGCGGAGAACGCCGCCGGCCGGCGTACCGAACGGATCCTCGCGATCGGCTCCGGCATCCTGGTGCTGGCCGTCCTGGCCGCCGGTTACCTGCTGGTCCGGGTCAGCCGCCGCCAGCTCCTGGTCCCGCTGGCCCGCCTCGGTGACACGATCCGCCGGCAGGCGGCCGGTGACCGCTCGGCCCGCGCCGAGCCGGCCGGGGCGGCCGAGCTGCGCACCGTGACCGAGGCGCTCAACGACCTGTCCGCGCAGACCGAGGAACTGCTCGTCGCCGAGCAGGCCCGGACCGCCCGCGCCTGGCTCTGCCAGGCGGTCGTCGCGGAACTCCAGCAGGAGGGCGACGACCCGGCGGTGATCGGCACCCGGGTGGTCGCCCGGATCGGCGGCGCGCTCGGCGCCGACGCGGTGCACGGTGACCTGTTCGTGCCGGGCGCCGGTCAGGTCGCGGTCCGCTGGCCGGAGACGGCGTCCGAACTGCCCGTCGCGGACGCCGCCGAGCTGCGCGCGCTGTCACCGGGTGACCCGGTGCCGTGCGCCGGCGGCCTGGCCGTGGCGATGGGTGGGGACGCCGAGTGCCCCGGTGGCCACCTGCTGGTCGTCCGCGAGTTCCTGCCGACGTTCACCGAGCCGGAGCGCCGGCTGCTGGCCAGCGTGGGCCGGGAGATCGAGCGGGCGCTGCGCCAGCTCAGCATCCGGGCGCACCAGGACCTGCTGATCGGCGAGCTGCGGATGCTCGACCAGCGCAAGGACGTCTTCATCCAGACCGTGACGCACGAGCTGCGCACCCCGCTGACCAGCATCCTGGGGTACGCCGAGATGCTCAGCGACGAGGAGGAGGAGCTGAACCCGATGCAGCGCCGCTCGCTCAACGCCATCCTGCGCAACGCCCACCGGCTCCAGGACACCATCGGCGACCTGCTGCTGCTGGACCGGCCGGACGATGGGGTGAGCGCGGCCACCGAGCCGGTCGACGTGGCCACCCTGGCCACCGTGGTGCACGCCGAGCTGGACACGGCCGCGCAGGCCAAGAACCTCACGGTCGGCTTCGACGCGGAGCCGGCCTGGGTGCGCGGCGACCAGACCCAGCTGCGGCGGGCGCTGCGCAAGCTGATGGAGAACGCGATCAAGTTCACCCCGGCCGGCGGCAGCGTGACCTGGCAGTGCGGCGCGGACGAGCGCACCGTCACGATCGCCGTCACGGACACCGGCATCGGCATCCCGGCGGAGGACGTGTCCGGGCTGTTCACCCCGTTCCACCGGGCCGGCAACGCGATGGACCAGGCGGTGCAGGGTCCCGGGCTGGGCCTGGCGATCGTCCGGGACATCGTCCGGGACCACGGCGGCAGCATCGCGGTGCAGTCGGTGGTGGGCCGGGGCAGCACTTTCACGATCACCCTGCCGGCCGTCCCGGCGCCGGCGCCCGCCTCGGTCCCGGTGCCCGCTTCCTGA
- a CDS encoding DUF6114 domain-containing protein yields the protein MATDDFWTKFRRWRRSRPFWGGLFLLVSGLLLFLSSNLSLLTEMRLEIHVGPQGFLSYVLPLLMLMCGVLVWFTPAQRMFYGIIGLLTAVYSFLGLNFGGWIIGMLVGILGGALAVAWQPRPTQPEVPKQGPTDFGGPDNHGQGPSGDDQHHDGLGENTEAIQIAGHDDRPHDTTALRPPAQSDPSILPGFEQPRGDLPGPRRGLNRKALALIVVPAFVGATVLIGSRIPASADDCPAGLPSISTSVTPSAATSTSAKASVKKAAESASAKPNGKKTTTAAADSGKTSTSASATPSASATTENSNPILDGISDVVDGVGNLLGIGGDEESSSPSASPTPSASETTTPAAEPTGTATTTPAAGGDSTTATSAPAKTTSPAASASADSDVIPCLGARQEGLVADGGIPKSAIKPGIMKVSSLTLYNSTYEGVADVPTANGTIKALQLNMTKAVNEPFSLEIDEPGSAVTTIKSKKLTVEGNVKFYTPKMTGNLFGIIPITFTPEQPPPLTLPLLWFTNVTIELAFVSCDTLTASPITITES from the coding sequence GTGGCGACGGACGACTTCTGGACCAAGTTCCGCCGGTGGCGGCGGAGCAGGCCGTTCTGGGGTGGCCTGTTCCTGTTGGTGTCAGGCCTGTTGCTGTTCCTGAGCTCGAACCTCTCGCTGCTGACCGAGATGCGGTTGGAGATCCACGTCGGGCCGCAGGGCTTCCTGTCCTACGTGCTGCCCCTGCTGATGCTGATGTGCGGCGTCCTGGTCTGGTTCACCCCGGCCCAGCGCATGTTCTACGGCATCATCGGCCTGCTGACCGCGGTCTACTCGTTCCTCGGCCTGAACTTCGGTGGCTGGATCATCGGCATGCTGGTCGGCATCCTCGGCGGCGCGCTCGCGGTCGCCTGGCAGCCGCGCCCCACCCAGCCCGAGGTGCCGAAGCAGGGACCGACCGACTTCGGCGGCCCGGACAACCACGGGCAGGGCCCCTCCGGCGACGACCAGCACCACGACGGGCTGGGCGAGAACACCGAGGCGATCCAGATCGCCGGTCACGACGACCGCCCGCACGACACCACCGCGCTGCGCCCTCCGGCGCAGAGCGACCCGAGCATCCTGCCCGGTTTCGAACAGCCACGCGGTGACCTTCCCGGCCCGCGCCGCGGCCTCAACCGCAAGGCGCTCGCCCTGATCGTGGTGCCCGCGTTCGTGGGCGCCACGGTGCTGATCGGCAGCCGCATCCCGGCCAGCGCCGACGACTGCCCCGCCGGCCTGCCGTCGATCAGCACCTCGGTCACCCCCTCCGCCGCCACCTCCACGTCGGCCAAGGCCTCCGTGAAGAAGGCCGCCGAGTCGGCGAGCGCGAAGCCGAACGGCAAGAAGACCACCACCGCCGCCGCTGACTCCGGCAAGACGAGCACCTCGGCGTCCGCCACCCCCTCGGCGTCCGCCACGACCGAGAACAGCAACCCGATCCTCGACGGCATCTCGGACGTGGTCGACGGCGTCGGCAACCTGCTCGGCATCGGCGGCGACGAGGAGTCGTCCTCTCCGAGCGCGTCGCCGACGCCGTCGGCGAGCGAGACGACGACCCCGGCCGCCGAGCCGACCGGCACCGCGACCACCACCCCGGCCGCCGGCGGCGACAGCACCACCGCCACCAGCGCCCCGGCGAAGACCACCAGCCCGGCCGCGAGCGCCAGCGCCGACAGCGACGTGATCCCCTGCCTCGGCGCGCGCCAGGAGGGCCTGGTCGCCGACGGGGGCATCCCGAAGTCGGCGATCAAGCCGGGCATCATGAAGGTCAGCTCGCTGACGCTGTACAACTCGACCTACGAGGGTGTCGCCGACGTCCCCACCGCGAACGGCACCATCAAGGCGCTCCAGCTGAACATGACCAAGGCGGTCAACGAGCCGTTCAGCCTGGAGATCGACGAGCCGGGCAGCGCGGTCACCACGATCAAGAGCAAGAAGCTGACGGTCGAGGGGAACGTGAAGTTCTACACCCCGAAGATGACCGGCAACCTGTTCGGGATCATCCCGATCACGTTCACGCCGGAGCAGCCGCCGCCGCTGACGCTGCCGCTGCTGTGGTTCACGAACGTGACGATCGAGCTGGCGTTCGTCAGCTGCGACACGCTGACCGCCTCCCCGATCACCATCACGGAGAGCTGA
- a CDS encoding DUF1992 domain-containing protein — MGAHWYESSIDRQMREATERGDFENLPGAGKPLDGHGEEYDEDWWVKDWLRREGATAGVIPPTLALRRAVEDLETVVGRLHTERDVRELVAGLNAKIDKSRRGYLDGPPVILRPLDPDAVVESWRSRRD; from the coding sequence ATGGGCGCCCACTGGTACGAGTCCTCGATCGACCGGCAGATGCGCGAGGCGACCGAGCGCGGCGACTTCGAGAACCTGCCCGGCGCCGGCAAGCCCCTCGACGGCCACGGCGAGGAGTACGACGAGGACTGGTGGGTCAAGGACTGGCTGCGCCGGGAGGGCGCGACGGCCGGGGTGATCCCGCCGACCCTGGCGCTGCGCCGCGCCGTCGAGGACCTGGAGACCGTCGTCGGCCGCCTGCACACCGAACGCGACGTGCGCGAGCTCGTGGCCGGCCTGAACGCAAAGATCGACAAGTCCCGCCGCGGTTATCTGGACGGCCCGCCGGTGATCCTGCGCCCCCTCGACCCTGACGCCGTCGTCGAGTCCTGGCGCTCCCGGCGCGACTGA
- a CDS encoding FAD binding domain-containing protein, with protein MDLHTVTEVISPAAPGMWRPGDAWLGGGTALFGEPRPGIARLLDLPSAGWPALTTRADGVEIAATCTVAELYRGLAEHEIVQQCCHSFLASFKIWNVATVGGNLCAALPAGPMISLGAALDGVCTLLDADGGARQVPVAEFVTGDGQTVLRDGELLRSIFLPASALGGRTAYRKGSLHPHGRSAVLLIGRAEPAGGLTLTVTAATRRPWVFRFASLPQAAEVEAALATVPLAAYTDDVHGRPVWRRHLTGHYAEQIRAELSA; from the coding sequence GTGGACCTGCACACCGTGACCGAAGTGATCAGCCCGGCCGCGCCCGGGATGTGGCGGCCCGGCGACGCCTGGCTGGGCGGCGGGACGGCGCTGTTCGGCGAGCCGCGCCCGGGGATCGCCCGGCTGCTCGATCTGCCGTCGGCCGGCTGGCCCGCGCTCACCACCCGGGCGGACGGCGTGGAGATCGCGGCGACCTGCACCGTCGCGGAGCTGTACCGGGGGCTTGCCGAGCACGAGATCGTCCAGCAGTGCTGCCACTCGTTCCTGGCCTCGTTCAAGATCTGGAACGTCGCGACGGTGGGCGGGAACCTGTGCGCGGCGCTGCCGGCCGGGCCGATGATCTCGCTGGGTGCGGCGCTCGACGGGGTGTGCACGCTGCTCGATGCGGACGGCGGGGCTCGGCAGGTGCCGGTGGCGGAGTTCGTGACCGGGGACGGGCAGACCGTTCTCCGGGACGGGGAACTGCTGCGGTCGATCTTCCTGCCGGCGTCGGCACTGGGCGGGCGGACGGCGTACCGGAAAGGGTCCCTGCATCCGCACGGCCGATCCGCCGTGCTGCTGATCGGCCGGGCGGAGCCCGCCGGAGGTCTGACACTGACGGTGACCGCCGCGACCCGCCGGCCGTGGGTCTTCCGCTTCGCCTCGCTGCCGCAGGCGGCGGAGGTGGAGGCGGCGCTGGCGACCGTTCCGCTCGCGGCCTACACCGACGACGTGCACGGGCGGCCGGTCTGGCGCAGACACCTGACCGGGCATTACGCGGAGCAGATCAGAGCGGAGCTGAGCGCATGA
- a CDS encoding DUF6230 family protein yields the protein MEDSQSVTAAGRTNWRRFAVAVGVPTAVAAGLVVALAQGALAANLTVSGTQFKLTADHLEGTGFTQYSGALNKADGSVIPAAMSGINHADIYNLCQSVNAGPVTLKITAATNAKFDGSSGAAANAVQADDLLIGMSSLGGDATFKDIEIGRDASLVDADGAKTHGAVGGFAQQASGVSIDKLQQQAYLTTASSFKLKGMSLKLLLGSGNECF from the coding sequence GTGGAGGATTCGCAGAGCGTCACCGCCGCCGGGCGCACCAACTGGCGCCGGTTCGCGGTGGCCGTGGGCGTTCCCACCGCCGTGGCCGCCGGTCTCGTCGTTGCTCTTGCTCAGGGCGCCCTCGCCGCGAACCTGACGGTCTCGGGCACCCAGTTCAAGCTGACGGCGGACCACCTCGAGGGCACCGGCTTCACCCAGTACAGCGGCGCGCTGAACAAGGCTGACGGCTCCGTCATCCCGGCCGCCATGTCGGGTATCAACCACGCCGACATCTACAACCTGTGCCAGTCGGTGAACGCCGGCCCGGTCACCCTGAAGATCACGGCGGCCACCAACGCCAAGTTCGACGGCAGCTCGGGTGCCGCGGCGAACGCGGTGCAGGCCGACGACCTGCTCATCGGCATGTCCTCGCTGGGCGGCGACGCCACGTTCAAGGACATCGAGATCGGCCGGGACGCCTCCCTGGTCGACGCCGACGGTGCCAAGACGCACGGCGCGGTGGGCGGCTTCGCCCAGCAGGCCAGCGGCGTGAGCATCGACAAGCTCCAGCAGCAGGCGTACCTCACCACCGCGTCGAGCTTCAAGCTCAAGGGCATGTCCCTGAAGCTGCTCCTCGGCTCGGGCAACGAGTGCTTCTGA
- a CDS encoding molybdopterin-dependent oxidoreductase: MSVEINGTAHERAPRPGQCLRTYLREEGCFGVKKGCDAGDCGACTVHVDGEPVHSCVYPAFRAQGRSVTTVEGLGSPDDLHPVQQAFLDAQGFQCGFCTAGLIMTTAALTEEQRADLPRALKGNLCRCTGYRAVADALAGRCHVRAGGPAVGSALGAPAGPQVVTGTARYTFDVDVPGLLHLKVLRSPHAHARILAVDTSAAALVPGVELILTHKDAPDRLFSTAQHENVAEDPADTRVLDEVVRFVGQRVAAVVAVSEAAAEEACRRLRVEYELLPAVVDPVAALAPDAPLVHGDKLDRNVVAELHASLGDVEAGFAAADEVYQATFRTARVQHASLETHGAVGWLDEDGRLVIRSSTQTPFLTRRAVASLYDLPMEKVRVLTGRVGGGFGGKQEMLVEDLVALAVLRTGRPVKWEYTRSEQFYGATTRHPFVVTVKAGARRDGTITALALDVVVDTGAYGNHGPSVMFHGCHESVAVYKCATMRTDARTVYTNTVPAGAFRGYGLGQVTFAVESVLDEISRKIGMDPVEFRELNVVRDGDDLTAPGDHVDDLGIASYGLDQCLERMRACSSTVDEAPDGWLVGEGMAIAMIAAGPPGGHFADATIRALGEGRYELSVGTAEFGNGSTTVHAQIAADELGTTPDRIVIRQSDTDVVRHDTGAFASTGVVVAGQAVLRAARDLRARGGEVGQGYFDGTPRSVAFNAQWFRVAVDPDTGELRILRSVHSADAGTVMNPLQLRGQIEGGVAQALGATLAEHVDIDSSGAVTTTTFRQYHLPTFADTPVTEVHFAATSDAIGPLGAKSMSESPFNPVSPALANALRDATGVRMTEIPFTADRIWLAMHQDH, encoded by the coding sequence ATGAGCGTGGAGATCAACGGTACGGCCCACGAGCGCGCGCCCCGGCCCGGTCAGTGCCTGCGGACCTATCTGCGCGAGGAAGGCTGCTTCGGGGTGAAGAAGGGGTGCGACGCCGGCGACTGCGGAGCGTGCACGGTGCACGTGGACGGCGAGCCGGTGCATTCCTGTGTCTACCCGGCGTTCCGGGCGCAGGGCCGGTCGGTGACCACGGTCGAAGGACTGGGCTCTCCGGACGACCTGCACCCGGTGCAGCAGGCGTTCCTGGACGCGCAGGGATTTCAATGCGGTTTCTGTACGGCGGGCCTGATCATGACCACGGCGGCGCTCACCGAGGAGCAGCGTGCCGACCTGCCCCGCGCGTTGAAGGGCAACCTGTGCCGGTGCACCGGATACCGCGCGGTCGCCGATGCGCTCGCCGGCCGGTGCCACGTGCGAGCCGGAGGTCCCGCGGTCGGCTCGGCGCTCGGCGCCCCGGCCGGCCCGCAGGTGGTGACCGGGACGGCGCGGTACACCTTCGACGTGGACGTGCCCGGGCTGCTGCATCTCAAGGTGCTGCGCTCGCCGCACGCGCACGCGCGGATCCTCGCGGTGGACACGTCGGCGGCCGCGCTGGTGCCGGGGGTCGAGCTGATCCTGACGCACAAGGACGCGCCGGACCGGCTGTTCTCGACGGCGCAGCACGAGAACGTGGCCGAGGATCCGGCGGACACCCGGGTGCTGGACGAGGTGGTGCGGTTCGTCGGGCAGCGGGTGGCGGCGGTGGTGGCGGTCAGCGAGGCGGCTGCCGAGGAGGCCTGCCGGCGGCTGCGCGTGGAGTACGAGCTGCTTCCCGCGGTGGTCGACCCGGTGGCGGCGCTGGCTCCGGACGCGCCGTTGGTGCACGGCGACAAGCTGGACCGCAACGTGGTGGCGGAGCTGCACGCCTCGCTCGGGGACGTCGAGGCCGGGTTCGCTGCGGCGGACGAGGTCTATCAGGCGACGTTCCGGACGGCTCGGGTGCAGCATGCGTCGCTGGAGACGCACGGGGCGGTGGGGTGGCTCGACGAGGACGGACGGCTGGTCATCCGGTCCAGCACGCAGACGCCGTTCCTGACCCGCCGGGCGGTGGCCTCGCTCTACGACCTGCCGATGGAGAAGGTGCGGGTGCTGACCGGACGGGTCGGGGGAGGGTTCGGCGGCAAGCAGGAGATGCTGGTCGAGGACCTCGTGGCGCTTGCGGTGCTGCGGACCGGGCGGCCGGTGAAGTGGGAGTACACGCGATCCGAGCAGTTTTACGGGGCGACCACGCGGCATCCGTTCGTGGTGACCGTCAAGGCCGGGGCCCGGCGGGACGGGACCATCACGGCTCTTGCCCTGGACGTGGTGGTGGACACCGGGGCGTACGGAAATCATGGTCCTTCGGTGATGTTCCATGGGTGTCATGAGTCGGTGGCCGTCTACAAATGCGCCACTATGCGGACCGATGCACGGACGGTTTACACGAACACGGTGCCGGCCGGGGCGTTCCGGGGCTACGGGTTGGGTCAGGTGACCTTCGCCGTCGAGTCCGTCTTGGACGAGATCTCACGAAAAATCGGTATGGATCCGGTTGAGTTTCGCGAGCTGAACGTCGTGCGGGACGGGGATGATCTGACCGCGCCTGGTGATCACGTGGATGACCTGGGGATTGCCTCCTACGGGCTGGACCAGTGCCTGGAGCGGATGCGTGCCTGCTCCTCGACGGTGGATGAGGCGCCGGACGGGTGGCTGGTCGGCGAGGGAATGGCGATCGCGATGATCGCGGCCGGGCCGCCGGGTGGGCATTTCGCGGACGCGACGATCCGGGCACTGGGGGAGGGGCGGTATGAGCTCTCGGTGGGGACGGCGGAGTTCGGCAACGGGAGCACCACCGTGCATGCGCAGATCGCGGCGGACGAGCTGGGGACCACGCCGGACCGGATCGTGATCCGGCAGTCGGACACCGATGTGGTGCGGCACGACACCGGGGCCTTCGCGTCCACCGGGGTGGTGGTGGCGGGGCAGGCGGTGCTGCGGGCGGCGCGGGATCTGCGTGCTCGCGGCGGCGAGGTCGGGCAGGGGTATTTCGACGGGACGCCGCGGTCGGTGGCGTTCAACGCTCAGTGGTTCCGGGTGGCGGTCGATCCGGACACCGGTGAGCTGCGGATCCTCCGCAGCGTGCACAGCGCGGACGCGGGGACGGTGATGAATCCCCTCCAGTTGCGGGGGCAGATCGAGGGCGGGGTGGCGCAGGCGCTGGGGGCGACGCTGGCGGAGCACGTGGACATCGACTCGTCGGGGGCGGTGACGACCACGACGTTCCGGCAGTATCACTTGCCGACCTTCGCTGACACGCCGGTCACGGAGGTCCACTTCGCTGCTACGTCGGATGCGATCGGGCCGCTGGGGGCGAAGTCGATGAGCGAGAGCCCGTTCAACCCGGTGTCGCCGGCCCTGGCCAACGCCCTCCGCGATGCCACCGGCGTCCGGATGACCGAGATCCCGTTCACCGCCGACCGCATCTGGCTGGCCATGCACCAAGATCACTAG
- a CDS encoding L-lactate permease gives MPDVLLAEQFQIVTDPVADSVALSAIFAVLSLVTLFLLLGVFRVRAWLAGLISLGVALIVAITVYSMPVGQALLSASEGAAFGFFPILWIVINAIWVYNLTVVSGHFDVLRRSMERVSPDMRIQAIIVAFCFGALLEALAGFGTPVAVTVVMLMALGFPPIRAASVALIANTAPVAFGALATPIVTLGTVTSGASSDPRLNTDTLGAMVGRQTPILAVIVPLVLVAVVDGRRGVKQTWPAAIVAGVVFAAGQFVASNYVSVPLTDIIASLAAAAAVVLLLRFWRPVDSPSLTEGVAEPAPAGGGGTSTRTAVQRDTRAEVMRAYAPYLIIIVIFSIANLGPIKHALAQEPWTVVFKWPGLDILGANGKPLASTNFTFGWLAAAGTLMIFAGILTAVVLRVRPGAALRAYGRTYVELRHAIVTVMAVLALAYVLNQSGQTNTLGAFLATAGSVFVFLSSILGWIGVAVTGSDTSSNALFGALQVQTAAKAGLDPLLLAAANSSGGVLGKMVSPQNLAIAAAAVGMAGREGDIFRKVVLWSTILLLFMCVLVTLQAMPVLDWMVPRG, from the coding sequence ATGCCGGATGTCCTGCTCGCGGAACAGTTCCAGATCGTCACCGATCCCGTCGCGGACTCCGTGGCGCTTTCGGCGATCTTCGCCGTGCTCTCGCTGGTGACCCTGTTCCTGCTGCTCGGGGTGTTCCGGGTGCGGGCCTGGCTGGCCGGGCTGATCTCGCTCGGGGTGGCGCTGATCGTCGCGATCACCGTGTACTCGATGCCGGTCGGGCAGGCGCTGCTGTCCGCTTCGGAGGGTGCGGCGTTCGGGTTCTTCCCGATCCTGTGGATCGTGATCAATGCGATCTGGGTCTACAACCTGACCGTGGTCAGCGGGCACTTCGACGTGCTGCGGCGGTCGATGGAGCGGGTCAGCCCGGACATGCGGATCCAGGCGATCATCGTGGCGTTCTGTTTCGGGGCGTTGCTGGAGGCGCTCGCCGGGTTCGGTACGCCGGTGGCGGTCACCGTGGTGATGCTGATGGCGCTCGGGTTCCCGCCGATCCGGGCGGCCTCGGTGGCGCTGATCGCGAACACCGCGCCGGTCGCGTTCGGGGCGCTCGCGACGCCGATCGTGACGCTCGGGACGGTCACCTCGGGGGCGTCGAGTGACCCGCGGCTGAACACCGACACGCTCGGCGCGATGGTCGGGCGGCAGACCCCGATACTGGCGGTGATCGTACCGTTGGTGCTGGTCGCCGTGGTGGACGGACGCCGCGGCGTCAAGCAGACCTGGCCCGCCGCGATCGTCGCGGGGGTGGTTTTCGCGGCCGGGCAGTTCGTCGCGTCGAACTACGTCTCGGTGCCGCTCACCGACATCATCGCGTCGCTCGCGGCGGCCGCCGCCGTGGTCCTGCTGCTGCGTTTCTGGCGGCCGGTGGACAGCCCGAGCCTCACCGAGGGAGTGGCCGAGCCGGCGCCGGCCGGGGGCGGCGGCACCTCCACCCGCACCGCGGTCCAGCGGGATACCCGTGCCGAGGTCATGCGCGCCTACGCCCCCTACCTCATCATCATCGTGATCTTCTCGATCGCGAACCTCGGCCCGATCAAGCACGCCCTCGCCCAGGAGCCCTGGACCGTCGTCTTCAAGTGGCCCGGCCTGGACATCCTCGGCGCCAACGGCAAACCCCTGGCGTCCACGAACTTCACCTTCGGCTGGCTGGCCGCGGCCGGCACCCTGATGATCTTCGCCGGCATCCTGACCGCCGTCGTGCTCCGTGTCCGCCCCGGCGCCGCCCTGCGCGCCTACGGACGCACCTATGTGGAACTCCGCCACGCCATCGTCACGGTGATGGCCGTGCTGGCCCTGGCCTACGTGCTCAACCAGTCCGGCCAGACGAACACCCTCGGCGCGTTCCTGGCCACCGCGGGTAGCGTCTTCGTGTTCCTCTCCTCCATCCTCGGCTGGATCGGGGTGGCCGTGACCGGCTCGGACACCTCGTCGAACGCGTTGTTCGGCGCGTTGCAGGTGCAGACCGCGGCGAAGGCCGGGCTGGACCCGCTGCTGCTCGCGGCGGCCAACTCGTCCGGTGGCGTACTCGGCAAGATGGTCAGCCCGCAGAACCTGGCGATCGCCGCGGCCGCGGTCGGCATGGCCGGCCGGGAGGGTGACATCTTCCGCAAAGTCGTGCTGTGGAGCACGATCCTGCTGCTGTTCATGTGTGTGCTGGTCACCCTGCAAGCCATGCCGGTGCTGGACTGGATGGTCCCGCGGGGATGA